Proteins from a genomic interval of Flammeovirgaceae bacterium SG7u.111:
- a CDS encoding ROK family transcriptional regulator gives MHQWLSELDEQKSGKELKKAFYKKEAVKLLYVKGVRANSYMAKKLGVSIPTIQTLLNELIEEEIITDFGPGESNGGRRPNMYGLAADSFYTLGIDIGRYSSKFAVYDHKNENISGLQDLQIELTEDIAFVDKIYAYASKVIADTGIAYKKLIGIGINMPGLIDSARGINHNYLNFEKPIQKIFEEKFQKRVFLENDARARALAELKFGKAIGKKNVLVLLLEWGVGMGMILNGQLYKGNSGFSGEFSHIPIQEGGALCHCGKHGCLETIASGMALVKKVEEGLMAGQASILKSADDTYKFQLEEIIEAVKKGDLFTTSLMSNMAHHLGKGIGTLIQVLNPELVIIGGKLSKAGEYITTPIKQSLFMHCLPKLREDVALEISELDIEAGVLGAIAGVTNNLFQTSSPVK, from the coding sequence ATGCACCAATGGTTATCCGAATTAGATGAGCAAAAGTCTGGGAAAGAGCTAAAGAAAGCTTTTTACAAAAAAGAAGCTGTAAAGCTCTTATATGTGAAAGGCGTTCGAGCCAATTCATATATGGCAAAAAAGCTGGGCGTAAGTATCCCAACCATCCAAACCTTATTAAATGAATTGATAGAAGAAGAGATCATCACAGACTTTGGCCCTGGAGAGTCCAATGGAGGAAGGAGGCCAAACATGTATGGGTTAGCAGCAGATTCCTTCTATACCCTAGGCATTGATATTGGTAGGTATTCAAGCAAGTTTGCGGTATATGACCATAAAAATGAAAATATAAGCGGGCTGCAAGATTTGCAGATTGAGCTGACTGAAGACATAGCTTTTGTTGATAAAATTTACGCCTATGCTTCTAAAGTAATCGCTGATACAGGCATTGCTTATAAAAAGCTTATAGGCATAGGTATAAACATGCCGGGCCTAATAGATTCCGCTAGAGGCATTAACCACAATTATCTCAATTTTGAAAAACCTATTCAAAAAATCTTTGAAGAAAAATTTCAGAAAAGGGTATTTCTGGAAAACGATGCCAGAGCTCGGGCATTAGCCGAATTAAAGTTTGGAAAAGCGATAGGCAAAAAGAATGTATTGGTTTTGCTTCTGGAATGGGGAGTAGGAATGGGGATGATACTAAATGGGCAACTTTATAAAGGAAATTCAGGGTTTTCGGGCGAATTCTCACATATTCCTATACAAGAAGGTGGCGCACTTTGCCACTGTGGAAAGCACGGTTGCTTAGAAACTATTGCCTCGGGAATGGCTCTTGTGAAAAAAGTAGAAGAAGGCTTGATGGCTGGCCAGGCATCTATTTTAAAAAGCGCAGATGACACTTATAAATTTCAATTGGAAGAAATTATTGAGGCGGTGAAAAAAGGGGATTTGTTTACTACAAGCCTGATGTCCAATATGGCGCATCATCTAGGCAAGGGTATTGGAACGCTCATCCAAGTTTTGAACCCGGAGCTGGTCATTATAGGAGGAAAGCTTTCCAAGGCTGGTGAATACATTACCACACCTATCAAGCAATCTTTATTCATGCATTGCTTGCCTAAACTGAGAGAAGATGTAGCACTGGAAATTTCGGAACTCGATATAGAAGCGGGAGTGTTGGGAGCCATAGCCGGCGTAACCAATAACCTGTTCCAGACAAGTAGCCCAGTAAAATGA
- a CDS encoding glucosamine-6-phosphate isomerase, protein MRTVNYSKVEQSFIGEKSSKVTTNIPYISVDNFPKLGFLTALRFLEWASENPNGVISLPTGKTPEFFIRWTKYLLDNWDTPKAKAIKEKHGLQGIKKPVLKDLKFVQIDEFYPISSKQHNSFFNYVNNYYINGFGLNPDNALLINSDTIPLHEGMHYSEVFPDNHVDLSLRYREATNKMEVIQQKSIFLIDDWCSQYEAKIREMGGIGFFLGGIGPDGHIAFNTRGSDHHSATRLTSTNFETQAVAAGDLGGIEVSKNRLVITIGLETITYNPEGVAIIFAAGEAKAPVVQDALEKEPSNIYPATCLTKLKNSRFYITEGAASSLEASVEAYYKNGEWTQAKTDRAVIDLCKKLNKFGHRLLLEDLKKDKYCSMIPGLNKDTVNSVIESTLSKIEKGTQPEQDQVYYHTGPHHDDVMLGILPHIHRLMRNESNKSYFSVLTSGFTAVTNKFVINTLEKTIQLLDSGEIQMVKYPDFFEVGYKYKWDKDVYHYLIKVASNEPDEKERGLSHRVVRAIVDTYKVRNQEQLRDQINDILSILRKSYDGEKNSPQIQRLKGMIREFEEELVWAYFGIQTKNVHHLRLGFYTGDIFTEQPNRQRDVEPILEKLRETKPTVISLAFDPEGSGPDTHYKVLQAIADAVRVWNEEEDLSELRIWGYRNVWYKFMPSDANVIVPVSLNAMAVMDTSFTNSYLSQVDASFPSYQHNGKFSELTQKTWVDQLKQLQLLLGKKYFYENESPRLRATHGLLYFKEMNVEEFLNSARELEKSMEGMIE, encoded by the coding sequence ATGAGAACAGTTAATTATTCTAAGGTAGAGCAATCCTTCATCGGAGAAAAAAGCTCTAAGGTCACCACCAATATACCTTATATTTCTGTTGATAACTTCCCGAAATTAGGCTTTCTTACCGCTCTTCGTTTCTTAGAGTGGGCTTCTGAAAATCCCAATGGCGTCATTAGCCTTCCTACTGGAAAAACTCCTGAGTTTTTTATTAGGTGGACCAAGTATTTATTGGATAACTGGGATACTCCCAAAGCAAAAGCTATTAAAGAAAAACACGGTTTACAAGGTATTAAAAAACCTGTTTTGAAAGACCTGAAGTTTGTGCAAATAGATGAATTCTATCCTATTAGCTCAAAACAGCACAATAGTTTTTTCAACTATGTGAACAACTATTACATCAACGGCTTTGGTTTAAATCCTGACAATGCATTGCTGATCAACTCGGACACTATCCCTTTGCACGAGGGCATGCATTACTCTGAAGTGTTTCCCGACAACCATGTGGACCTTTCTTTGAGATACCGCGAGGCCACCAACAAAATGGAGGTCATACAGCAAAAATCTATCTTCTTGATAGACGACTGGTGTTCACAGTACGAAGCGAAGATTAGGGAAATGGGCGGAATCGGTTTCTTCCTTGGCGGAATTGGTCCTGACGGGCACATCGCTTTCAACACGAGGGGATCGGACCATCATTCGGCAACTCGCCTAACCAGCACCAACTTCGAAACGCAAGCAGTAGCAGCAGGCGACTTGGGTGGTATAGAAGTTTCGAAAAACAGATTGGTGATCACCATTGGTTTAGAAACTATCACCTACAACCCCGAAGGTGTGGCAATTATATTTGCCGCAGGCGAGGCAAAAGCTCCCGTAGTACAAGATGCCCTAGAAAAAGAGCCTTCAAACATCTACCCTGCTACTTGCCTAACTAAGCTTAAAAATAGCAGATTCTATATCACCGAAGGCGCCGCATCTTCTTTAGAAGCTTCTGTGGAGGCTTACTACAAAAATGGAGAATGGACACAGGCAAAAACGGATAGAGCTGTAATTGACCTTTGCAAAAAACTTAACAAATTTGGGCATCGCCTCTTGCTAGAAGACTTGAAAAAAGACAAGTATTGCAGCATGATTCCTGGGCTAAATAAGGACACGGTTAATTCTGTAATTGAGTCTACGCTAAGCAAGATCGAAAAAGGAACACAGCCAGAACAAGACCAAGTGTACTACCATACAGGTCCTCACCACGATGATGTTATGCTTGGTATTTTGCCACATATCCATCGCCTTATGCGTAATGAGTCTAACAAATCTTATTTCTCTGTACTCACTTCAGGCTTCACGGCGGTTACCAACAAATTTGTGATCAACACGCTCGAAAAAACAATTCAGTTACTCGATAGTGGTGAAATCCAGATGGTAAAATATCCTGACTTTTTTGAAGTAGGCTACAAGTACAAGTGGGATAAAGATGTGTACCATTACCTTATAAAAGTGGCTTCAAATGAGCCAGATGAGAAAGAAAGAGGCTTATCGCACCGTGTAGTAAGGGCGATTGTTGATACTTACAAAGTAAGAAACCAAGAGCAACTTCGCGATCAAATAAACGATATCCTTTCCATACTCAGAAAAAGCTATGATGGCGAGAAAAACTCTCCTCAGATCCAGCGCTTGAAAGGAATGATCAGGGAGTTTGAAGAAGAATTGGTATGGGCATATTTCGGTATCCAAACTAAAAATGTCCACCACTTGCGCCTAGGTTTCTATACTGGTGATATTTTCACGGAACAGCCTAACAGGCAACGTGATGTGGAGCCAATTTTGGAAAAACTTAGGGAGACAAAACCAACAGTAATCAGCCTGGCATTTGACCCAGAAGGTAGCGGACCAGATACGCACTATAAAGTATTACAAGCCATAGCAGATGCGGTTCGTGTGTGGAACGAAGAAGAAGATTTATCTGAGTTGAGAATTTGGGGATACCGAAACGTTTGGTACAAATTCATGCCATCGGATGCGAACGTAATTGTTCCAGTTTCACTGAATGCGATGGCAGTAATGGATACTTCATTTACCAATAGCTACCTAAGCCAAGTAGATGCCTCGTTCCCAAGCTACCAACACAATGGCAAATTTAGTGAGCTTACCCAAAAGACATGGGTAGATCAACTGAAGCAACTCCAGTTATTATTGGGCAAGAAGTATTTCTACGAAAATGAAAGCCCTCGCCTCAGGGCTACCCACGGTCTACTTTATTTCAAAGAAATGAATGTAGAAGAGTTCTTAAACTCTGCCCGTGAGTTGGAAAAATCGATGGAAGGAATGATCGAATAA
- a CDS encoding alpha-L-fucosidase, with protein sequence MTKTRIVILLLALSLAACKETETLPPTAVGPVPSEQQLAWHAMERNAFIHFTINTFTDKEWGFGDESPKLFNPTELDAEQWVKVLKETGFKGVILTCKHHDGFCLWPTEYTEHSIQNSPYKDGKGDIVREVAEACKKHGLKFGIYLSPWDRNRADYGDSTYVTYYRNQLKELFTSYGDVFEMWFDGANGGDGYYGGANEERKIDRETYYDWPTTLDLVRSMQPQVLFFSDGGPDLRWGGNEQARAGETNWNTITTDTLHAGKANIENILNTGSEDGKRWVPLEANTSIRPGWFYHEKEDSLVKTPEKLLDTYLTSVGRGSTLLLNIPPDRRGLFHENDIKALREWNALLEKEFGNNLAQNASITATSFRGDNETYAAQKVLDGDKETYWATDDAITKGSLEINLNEAKTIKYILLQEYIKLGQRVKSFTIQARVNNNWEEIGNATTIGYKRIIKLDSPLVTDKIKISITESKACPLISTIEIY encoded by the coding sequence ATGACAAAAACCAGAATCGTAATTCTACTACTGGCGCTAAGCTTAGCCGCCTGTAAAGAAACGGAAACACTTCCTCCAACAGCAGTTGGTCCAGTGCCCAGCGAGCAGCAATTAGCTTGGCATGCAATGGAACGAAATGCCTTTATCCACTTTACCATCAATACTTTTACCGATAAAGAATGGGGATTTGGAGATGAATCTCCCAAGCTTTTCAACCCTACCGAATTGGATGCGGAGCAGTGGGTAAAAGTCTTGAAAGAAACTGGTTTCAAAGGTGTGATCCTTACCTGCAAACACCACGATGGTTTTTGCCTTTGGCCTACCGAATACACGGAGCATTCGATACAAAACAGCCCTTACAAGGACGGAAAAGGTGATATAGTAAGAGAAGTGGCAGAAGCATGTAAAAAACATGGCCTGAAATTCGGAATATACCTTTCTCCATGGGATCGAAACCGAGCAGATTATGGCGATTCTACCTACGTTACTTACTACCGCAATCAGTTAAAAGAGCTCTTCACTTCTTATGGAGATGTGTTCGAAATGTGGTTTGATGGTGCCAACGGAGGCGATGGATATTACGGAGGGGCGAATGAAGAACGCAAAATTGACCGCGAGACCTATTACGACTGGCCAACTACACTAGACTTAGTACGCAGTATGCAGCCTCAAGTGCTTTTCTTTAGTGATGGCGGTCCCGATTTAAGATGGGGCGGCAATGAACAAGCCAGAGCTGGAGAAACAAACTGGAATACTATCACTACCGATACGCTCCATGCAGGTAAAGCAAATATAGAAAACATACTGAATACAGGTTCGGAAGATGGGAAAAGATGGGTTCCTTTGGAAGCGAATACTTCTATTCGTCCAGGATGGTTTTATCATGAAAAAGAAGATTCTTTGGTCAAAACCCCTGAGAAACTGCTAGATACTTACCTCACTTCGGTAGGAAGAGGATCTACCCTATTGCTCAACATCCCTCCCGACCGCAGAGGATTGTTCCACGAAAACGACATAAAAGCCCTGCGTGAGTGGAATGCGCTTTTGGAAAAAGAATTTGGCAACAACCTAGCTCAAAATGCTTCGATCACGGCTACTTCTTTCCGTGGCGATAATGAAACTTATGCCGCTCAAAAGGTGCTCGACGGTGACAAAGAAACCTATTGGGCAACGGATGATGCCATTACTAAAGGTTCGTTGGAAATCAACCTAAATGAAGCAAAAACCATAAAATATATTTTGCTACAGGAATACATAAAATTGGGGCAGCGAGTAAAAAGCTTCACAATACAGGCACGGGTAAATAATAATTGGGAAGAAATTGGAAACGCCACTACCATAGGCTACAAACGGATTATAAAACTAGACTCCCCTTTGGTAACAGACAAAATAAAAATAAGTATTACCGAAAGCAAAGCCTGCCCACTCATAAGTACAATAGAAATTTACTAG
- a CDS encoding beta-galactosidase family protein: MNFLQKTLPLIFLWLCFAQASAQSAKTFEIKDGQFMADGKPIHIYSGEMHYPRIPKEYWRHRMQMVKALGLNTIATYVFWNYHEVAPGKWDFETGNRNLVEYIKTAQEEGLYVILRPGPYVCAEWEFGGYPYWLQNNPDLEIRTNNPAFLDSCKVYLQKLGEQVADLQVTKGGNIIMVQVENEFGSYVAQRKDISDEKHLAYRSRIYEMLKEVGFEGPFFTSDGTWLFEGGAIGGVLPTANGEGNVTNLKKAVDKYHNNEGPYMVAEFYPGWLDHWAEGFVTIDTENIAKQTEVYLKNDVDFNFYMVHGGTNFGFTSGANYNDEHDIQPDITSYDYDAPISEAGWTTLKYMAIRDLMKKYVAYDIPEIPERIPVISIPEIKLKEKSSALTFIKKSEPVKADQPLTFEELEQASGYVLYKKRFTQPISGKLSIKGLRDYATVYVNGKLKGELNRVFNTYEMDIDVPFNGTLEILVENMGRINYGAEIVHNKKGIISPVTINDYEISGNWEMYKAPFDAAPEVLETGSVKGGNPLLYKGTFKVKKLGDTFFDMSDWGKGIVFVNGHNLGRYWKVGPQQTLFLPGCWLKKGANEIVIFEQLNESKKNSISSVKKPVLQSLKLKE, translated from the coding sequence ATGAACTTTCTACAAAAAACACTTCCCTTGATTTTCCTTTGGCTTTGCTTCGCGCAAGCCAGCGCCCAGTCAGCTAAAACGTTTGAGATTAAGGATGGCCAGTTTATGGCCGATGGAAAACCCATCCACATCTATTCAGGAGAAATGCATTATCCGCGTATTCCTAAGGAATATTGGAGGCACAGAATGCAAATGGTAAAAGCACTTGGGCTAAATACCATCGCTACCTATGTATTCTGGAACTACCATGAAGTAGCCCCTGGCAAATGGGATTTTGAGACGGGAAACCGAAACTTAGTAGAGTACATCAAAACTGCCCAAGAAGAAGGACTTTATGTGATCCTCCGACCTGGTCCATATGTCTGTGCCGAATGGGAATTTGGCGGATATCCCTATTGGCTACAAAACAACCCTGATCTTGAAATCCGAACCAATAACCCTGCTTTTTTAGATTCTTGCAAGGTATATCTGCAAAAGCTAGGTGAGCAAGTGGCAGATCTGCAAGTGACCAAAGGTGGCAACATCATTATGGTTCAGGTGGAAAATGAATTTGGCTCGTACGTTGCCCAGCGAAAAGACATTTCAGATGAGAAGCATTTAGCATACCGCTCCAGAATTTATGAAATGCTGAAAGAAGTAGGTTTTGAAGGTCCGTTTTTCACCTCTGATGGCACATGGCTATTTGAAGGTGGGGCAATAGGAGGAGTTTTACCTACCGCCAATGGGGAAGGAAATGTAACGAACTTGAAAAAAGCAGTGGATAAATACCACAACAATGAAGGTCCCTATATGGTCGCAGAATTTTACCCTGGTTGGCTAGACCATTGGGCGGAAGGATTTGTCACTATCGACACTGAAAACATTGCAAAGCAAACAGAAGTCTACCTTAAAAATGACGTGGATTTCAATTTTTATATGGTTCACGGAGGAACAAACTTCGGATTTACCAGCGGGGCAAACTATAATGACGAACACGACATTCAACCTGATATCACAAGTTACGATTATGACGCCCCAATCAGCGAAGCAGGCTGGACTACTCTAAAGTATATGGCAATTAGGGACTTGATGAAAAAATATGTTGCCTACGATATCCCTGAAATCCCTGAAAGAATTCCTGTTATTTCTATTCCAGAAATCAAATTGAAAGAAAAAAGCAGCGCATTGACCTTCATCAAAAAAAGCGAACCTGTCAAAGCCGACCAACCGCTAACTTTTGAAGAATTAGAGCAAGCTTCGGGATATGTATTGTACAAAAAAAGGTTTACCCAGCCCATAAGTGGTAAGTTAAGTATAAAAGGGTTGCGGGACTACGCCACAGTATACGTTAACGGAAAACTAAAAGGGGAACTGAACAGAGTTTTCAACACCTATGAAATGGATATTGATGTCCCTTTCAATGGCACATTGGAAATTTTGGTGGAAAATATGGGCAGGATCAACTACGGCGCAGAGATCGTCCACAACAAAAAAGGCATCATAAGCCCTGTCACTATTAATGATTATGAAATTTCTGGGAATTGGGAAATGTATAAAGCTCCATTTGATGCAGCACCAGAGGTACTAGAAACAGGATCAGTAAAAGGAGGCAATCCACTACTTTATAAAGGCACTTTCAAAGTGAAAAAGCTAGGCGATACCTTTTTCGATATGAGCGATTGGGGCAAAGGAATAGTCTTTGTTAATGGGCACAACCTCGGGCGATATTGGAAAGTTGGCCCTCAACAGACTCTTTTCTTGCCAGGCTGCTGGCTCAAAAAAGGAGCAAACGAAATTGTCATTTTCGAGCAACTGAACGAAAGCAAAAAAAACAGTATATCCAGTGTGAAAAAGCCTGTTTTGCAGAGTCTAAAACTTAAAGAGTAG
- a CDS encoding alpha-L-fucosidase yields the protein MRKYLVLMLLLALCSSSAIMAQEGNVHGMSDEYEWPTDPKVRAKLEQWQDLKFGMIIHWGLYAQAGVVESWELTSEDWINRKDSMTYEGFKKWYWGMKDYFNPVNFAPEQWAAAAKGAGMKYVVFTTKHHDGFNMFDTQETDFKITNGPFANHPKANVAKYVFEAFRNEGMMIGAYFSKPDWHSQYFWWDKYGSWDRNVNYNLAAHPERWEKYKKFAFNQVNELTSDYGSIDILWFDGGWVRPGRMVRHGEQTIDIEKIAAMARKNQPGLIVVDRTVHGPYENYQTPERTIPGKQINNPWESCIPLANNWGHVPNDELKSSTKIIHSLVEIVAKGGSMLLGIGPKPDGTLREGDLERMTEIGNWMDKNGKAIYGTRTTENYQDENTFFTAGKEGNMYALVNIPEGEETPPSVTWAGNIPEKKSSITLLSSGQKVKWSQDGDKITVTLPKKFLKTNTSYPSLAFEFTPKK from the coding sequence ATGCGAAAATATCTGGTGTTGATGCTACTGTTGGCTCTCTGTAGCTCAAGTGCAATAATGGCCCAAGAGGGGAATGTCCACGGGATGTCTGACGAATACGAATGGCCCACCGACCCGAAGGTAAGGGCTAAGCTCGAACAATGGCAAGACCTGAAATTTGGGATGATTATCCACTGGGGGCTTTATGCCCAAGCTGGAGTAGTAGAATCTTGGGAACTCACTTCCGAAGACTGGATCAACCGAAAAGACAGCATGACTTATGAAGGGTTCAAAAAATGGTACTGGGGCATGAAAGATTACTTCAACCCAGTGAATTTTGCACCTGAACAATGGGCCGCTGCGGCCAAAGGTGCTGGAATGAAATATGTGGTATTCACCACCAAGCACCACGATGGTTTCAATATGTTTGACACACAAGAAACCGATTTTAAAATCACCAACGGACCATTTGCCAACCACCCAAAAGCCAATGTGGCCAAGTACGTGTTTGAAGCTTTCAGAAACGAAGGGATGATGATCGGTGCCTATTTTTCAAAACCTGACTGGCACTCGCAATACTTCTGGTGGGACAAATATGGTTCATGGGATCGAAATGTAAACTATAACCTCGCTGCTCACCCTGAAAGATGGGAGAAATACAAAAAATTCGCTTTTAACCAAGTAAACGAACTCACCTCAGACTACGGCTCTATCGACATTTTATGGTTTGATGGCGGTTGGGTAAGACCAGGCCGCATGGTGAGGCACGGCGAACAAACTATTGATATTGAAAAAATAGCGGCGATGGCACGGAAAAACCAACCAGGCTTGATTGTGGTAGACAGAACCGTTCATGGACCATACGAAAACTACCAAACACCTGAAAGAACCATCCCCGGCAAGCAAATCAACAACCCTTGGGAAAGCTGCATTCCCCTCGCAAATAACTGGGGACATGTACCCAACGATGAGCTAAAGTCTTCTACCAAAATCATCCATTCGCTGGTGGAAATTGTAGCCAAAGGAGGAAGCATGCTACTGGGCATAGGGCCAAAACCTGATGGAACGCTTCGCGAAGGCGACTTAGAGCGCATGACTGAAATAGGTAACTGGATGGACAAAAATGGAAAAGCGATCTACGGCACCAGAACTACTGAAAACTATCAGGATGAAAACACATTTTTTACGGCTGGCAAAGAGGGAAACATGTATGCTTTGGTAAATATTCCCGAAGGAGAGGAAACGCCTCCCTCCGTAACTTGGGCTGGAAATATTCCTGAAAAGAAAAGCAGCATCACTTTGCTAAGTTCTGGACAAAAAGTAAAATGGAGCCAAGATGGAGATAAAATCACGGTAACTCTTCCTAAAAAATTCCTCAAAACTAACACCAGCTACCCTAGCTTAGCCTTTGAGTTCACGCCAAAAAAATAA
- a CDS encoding family 20 glycosylhydrolase, which produces MKNMFLPLICWAIMLMTLSCSSVQKDENYDSPISIIPEPVSMEKGQGAIILTEKTNLLVSEGDAQAKEIAESFAQQFQEASGIQLLVKETKDRAPNGGILFTVAEIDVPAEGYSLVVNDEGVVVKGKDHAGLFYGVQTLKQLLPPAIESKEVVADVKWTLPLVSIEDYPRYNWRGMHLDVSRHMSSVDFVKKYIDNMAMHKLNIFHWHLTDDQGWRIEIKKYPKLTEIGAWRDETLVGHAGSKEFDGKRYGGFYTQEEVKEVVAYAKERFITVVPEIEMPGHATAAVASYPELGVTGNRPKVVGEWGVFLDIYGVEDTTFTFLENVLVEVMALFPSKYIHIGGDEAWKDQWKASKSVQAKIKELGLKDEHELQSWFITRMEKFINSKGRQIIGWDEILEGGLAPNAAVMSWRGEEGGIAAAKDKHYVVMSPGSHLYFDHYQGDPKFEPLQIHGFTTLEKLYSYNPTPKELTPEEEQYILGAQANVWSEYLPTPEKIEYVVYPRIGALSEVLWSPLAGKNWKAFKLKVPDQLERYAFRGINYSKSIYYVTYEVKAQEGSDKLIVTLKNQFELEGMHYTLDGSEPTVDSPLYSEPLVLAEGTQVKAVLIEDGKPKAKVTGITIEKPQPKRSSH; this is translated from the coding sequence ATGAAAAACATGTTTTTGCCCTTGATCTGCTGGGCAATTATGCTAATGACCCTAAGTTGTTCTAGTGTTCAAAAAGATGAAAATTATGATTCTCCGATTAGCATTATTCCTGAGCCTGTAAGTATGGAAAAAGGGCAAGGGGCTATCATTCTTACCGAAAAAACTAACTTGCTTGTATCAGAAGGCGATGCCCAAGCGAAAGAAATAGCCGAAAGCTTTGCCCAACAATTCCAAGAGGCTTCAGGAATCCAACTTTTGGTGAAGGAAACTAAGGATAGAGCACCAAATGGTGGGATACTTTTTACCGTAGCAGAGATTGACGTTCCTGCTGAAGGATATTCCCTAGTGGTAAATGATGAGGGAGTGGTCGTCAAGGGAAAAGACCATGCGGGTTTGTTTTATGGCGTGCAAACGCTGAAGCAATTGTTGCCACCTGCCATTGAGAGCAAGGAAGTGGTTGCAGATGTAAAGTGGACATTGCCACTTGTTTCTATTGAAGATTACCCAAGATATAACTGGAGAGGAATGCACTTGGATGTTTCAAGGCATATGAGTTCGGTTGACTTTGTGAAAAAGTACATCGACAACATGGCGATGCACAAATTGAATATCTTCCATTGGCACTTGACCGATGACCAAGGTTGGAGAATCGAGATTAAAAAATATCCGAAACTTACGGAAATAGGTGCGTGGAGAGATGAAACATTGGTTGGACACGCTGGTTCTAAGGAATTTGATGGCAAGCGCTATGGCGGTTTTTATACCCAAGAAGAGGTAAAAGAAGTGGTGGCGTATGCCAAAGAACGATTCATCACGGTAGTTCCAGAAATTGAAATGCCTGGCCATGCTACGGCAGCGGTTGCTTCCTATCCTGAGCTTGGCGTGACGGGAAATCGTCCAAAAGTTGTAGGTGAGTGGGGCGTGTTCTTGGATATTTATGGTGTAGAAGACACTACATTCACATTTTTGGAAAATGTATTGGTGGAAGTGATGGCTCTTTTCCCAAGTAAATACATCCACATTGGTGGCGACGAGGCTTGGAAAGATCAATGGAAAGCTTCTAAATCGGTACAAGCAAAGATCAAGGAACTGGGTTTGAAAGATGAGCATGAGCTGCAAAGCTGGTTCATTACCCGCATGGAGAAGTTCATCAACTCAAAAGGAAGGCAAATAATTGGTTGGGACGAGATTTTGGAAGGAGGGCTTGCCCCTAATGCAGCGGTGATGTCTTGGAGGGGAGAAGAAGGAGGCATAGCGGCAGCAAAAGACAAGCATTATGTGGTGATGTCTCCAGGCTCGCATTTGTACTTCGATCATTACCAAGGAGATCCAAAGTTCGAGCCTCTCCAAATCCATGGATTTACTACCTTGGAAAAGCTTTACTCTTATAACCCTACACCAAAAGAGCTGACTCCTGAGGAAGAACAGTATATTCTAGGGGCACAAGCTAATGTGTGGTCAGAGTATTTGCCTACACCCGAAAAAATAGAATATGTTGTTTATCCGAGAATAGGGGCATTGTCTGAAGTGCTTTGGTCCCCTTTAGCGGGAAAAAATTGGAAAGCATTTAAGCTGAAAGTCCCTGATCAACTAGAGCGCTATGCTTTCAGAGGCATCAATTATTCAAAGAGTATCTATTATGTAACTTATGAGGTAAAAGCACAAGAAGGCTCAGACAAATTGATAGTCACACTCAAAAACCAGTTTGAACTGGAAGGTATGCATTATACATTGGATGGGAGTGAGCCTACTGTCGATTCTCCTCTTTATTCTGAACCTTTAGTATTGGCAGAAGGAACGCAAGTAAAAGCGGTGTTGATAGAAGATGGAAAGCCAAAAGCGAAAGTGACTGGTATTACAATAGAAAAACCTCAACCCAAACGCTCTTCTCATTAG